The proteins below come from a single Acidovorax sp. NCPPB 4044 genomic window:
- a CDS encoding CvpA family protein encodes MSALDWIFVAALLASLLLGAWRGLVYEVLSLAGWVLAFFVAQWFAADVAAWLPIAESAGSIRHAAGFLVVFVGTVFACGFLAWLAKKLIEAVGLRPADRTLGAAFGLLRGLVLLLAATLVALWTPVHEAAWWKESATVPIWTEMLVVLKPALPESLGRHLPG; translated from the coding sequence ATGTCGGCGCTGGACTGGATCTTCGTGGCGGCGTTGCTGGCATCCCTGCTGCTGGGCGCATGGCGCGGGCTGGTGTACGAAGTGCTGTCGTTGGCGGGTTGGGTGCTTGCTTTCTTCGTGGCGCAATGGTTCGCGGCCGATGTGGCTGCCTGGCTGCCCATTGCCGAATCGGCCGGTTCGATCCGCCATGCGGCGGGATTTCTGGTGGTGTTCGTGGGAACGGTGTTCGCGTGCGGTTTTCTTGCGTGGCTTGCCAAGAAGCTCATCGAGGCCGTGGGCCTGCGGCCCGCGGATCGCACGCTGGGCGCGGCCTTCGGGCTGCTGCGCGGATTGGTGTTGCTGTTGGCCGCCACGCTCGTCGCCCTGTGGACGCCGGTCCATGAGGCCGCATGGTGGAAAGAGTCCGCAACGGTCCCCATATGGACCGAAATGCTGGTGGTGCTGAAGCCGGCGCTGCCTGAATCCCTCGGACGGCATCTGCCGGGCTGA